A genomic stretch from Bordetella sp. N includes:
- a CDS encoding glutathione S-transferase family protein, with protein MALILYELAAADPAVRFSPHCWKTRMALAHKGLNAERQPWCFTETEMIAFSGQAKVPVLVDGDEVVHDSWRIAEYLERQYPDKPALFTEKPPMPLAGFVNAWADKVLVPAIARIIMVDVHACLRPVDQAYFRASREQMYGKQLEAVVSDRDSHIRNLGKALTPLRHILQSRDFLDGAAPAYADYCVFGMFMWARCVSAIPLLEPDDPVHAWRERLLDLHDGLARSAPVATAVIAAVVTD; from the coding sequence ATGGCATTGATTCTGTACGAGTTGGCAGCGGCTGATCCGGCCGTGCGCTTCAGTCCGCATTGCTGGAAGACCCGCATGGCGCTGGCACACAAAGGACTCAACGCCGAGCGCCAGCCATGGTGCTTCACCGAAACGGAGATGATCGCCTTTTCAGGGCAGGCCAAGGTGCCGGTGCTCGTCGATGGTGACGAGGTGGTCCACGACTCGTGGCGCATCGCGGAGTACCTGGAGCGTCAGTATCCGGACAAGCCTGCCCTGTTCACAGAGAAACCGCCCATGCCGCTGGCCGGATTCGTGAACGCCTGGGCCGACAAGGTGCTGGTGCCCGCCATTGCCCGGATCATCATGGTCGACGTCCACGCCTGCCTGCGTCCCGTTGATCAAGCGTATTTTCGCGCGTCGCGCGAGCAGATGTACGGCAAGCAGCTGGAAGCCGTGGTCTCGGATCGCGACTCGCATATACGCAATCTCGGCAAAGCCCTGACGCCGCTGCGCCACATCCTGCAATCACGCGACTTCCTGGATGGCGCGGCGCCGGCCTACGCGGACTACTGCGTCTTCGGCATGTTCATGTGGGCCCGCTGCGTCAGCGCGATCCCGCTACTGGAGCCAGACGATCCCGTGCACGCCTGGCGAGAACGCCTGCTCGACCTCCACGACGGCCTGGCACGGTCCGCGCCTGTGGCCACCGCTGTAATCGCCGCTGTGGTTACCGATTAG